One genomic window of Daphnia pulex isolate KAP4 chromosome 10, ASM2113471v1 includes the following:
- the LOC124204984 gene encoding organic cation transporter protein-like encodes MLRLQSHMEQCNVEECLAGSDVGIDQEIQCSEWVYDDSIFGSTVVTDFELVCDDENKRPIPGMAGNVFGPLLFGFLTDKTGRKPAFTLCVFILFILVTGAAFSTNIITFSLLRFLSGICNIGFFDIYYVWGVEAVGESYRVVVGFMFQLLFTAGSAVFGIIAYFVRDWRKLHLIIGVPIFTFVSLYWMVPESIRWLIAKRRYKEAKELILKASKVNKRSIPDHLLVIPYQHLSEQQEKGMLAIFTIQAEEILNDEKRPSTTKDSTENSEEGVMDILRSTVMVKRIVILMAAWFASVMGYYGITFAANNLSSSFYINYELIMLVEIPAYIFGIYITDKVGRRLTLSVGLLISGVGCLITGLLPADQEVTQVVFSLIGKFFISTVMAALYAATVELFPTETRAITMGICSTSGRFGGILAPLLADAGSRIDPAFPYIVFAIANIAVGVLCFLLPETNNLPLPNNIQEAIDMEKHTFSLRGCCKIPIGEK; translated from the exons ATGTTACGTTTACAATCACACATGGAACAATGTAATGTTGAAGAGTGTCTCGCCGGCAGCGACGTCGGTATCGATCAAGAAATACAATGCAGCGAATGGGTCTATGACGACTCAATATTCGGGTCTACTGTAGTCACTGAT tttgaaCTAGTCTGTGACGACGAGAATAAGCGACCAATACCTGGCATGGCAGGCAACGTCTTCGGCCCCCTACTATTTGGATTCCTAACAGACAA AACTGGTAGAAAACCAGCGTTCACACTGTGCGtctttattttgttcattttggtCACGGGTGCAGCTTTTTCAACGAATATAATAACCTTTAGCCTACTGCGATTTTTAAGCGGAATCTGCAATATTGGGTTCTTTGACATTTATTATGTCTGGG GTGTTGAAGCTGTTGGGGAAAGTTAccgagttgttgttggttttatgTTTCAATTGCTCTTTACGGCTGGTTCTGCCGTGTTTGGTATCATCGCTTACTTTGTAAGAGATTGGCGTAAACTACATCTCATCATAGGAGTTCCTATTTTCACCTTTGTTTCACTATACTG GATGGTACCGGAATCGATTCGGTGGTTGATTGCGAAGCGACGTTacaaagaagcaaaagaattAATCTTGAAGGCATCAAAAGTGAACAAGAGATCAATTCCTGATCATTTGCTTGTAATTCCTTATCAACATCTATCAGAACAA CAAGAAAAAGGGATGCTGGCCATATTCACCATCCAAGCTGAAGAAATATTAAACGATGAAAAAAGACCGAGTACCACAAAAGATTCTACTGAAAATAGCGAAGAAGGTGTTATGGACATTTTACGATCCACGGTTATGGTCAAAAGGATCGTTATATTAATGGCAGCTTG GTTTGCTTCTGTGATGGGTTACTACGGCATCACATTTGCGGCAAACAACTTATCTTCAAGCTTTTACATCAATTACGAGCtaataat GTTAGTTGAGATTCCTGCTTACATATTCGGCATCTACATAACAGACAAAGTTGGCAGAAGACTTACTTTAAGTGTAGGGCTGTTGATCAGCGGTGTTGGCTGTCTTATCACTGGGCTGCTCCCAGCAG aTCAGGAGGTTACGCAAGTTGTTTTCTCATTAATTGGaaagtttttcatttcgacCGTTATGGCGGCCCTCTATGCGGCGACGGTTGAATTATTTCCAACGGAAACAAGGGCGATAACTATGGGGATATGCTCTACATCCGGACGATTTGGGGGAATTTTGGCCCCTCTTTTAGCTGACGCT ggTAGCAGAATTGATCCCGCTTTTCCTTACATAGTTTTTGCTATAGCTAATATCGCTGTCggtgttttgtgtttcttaCTGCCGGAAACCAACAATCTCCCACTTCCTAATAATATTCAAGAGGCCATCGACATGGAAAA GCATACTTTTTCTTTGCGTGGCTGCtgtaaaattccaattggGGAAAAGtga
- the LOC124204981 gene encoding organic cation transporter protein-like, with product MESRDHSDQPKPAGQQDGQPKEEEENLKGEAFNYDDILEHLGQLGKFQLRTVLWLIVPALFPAFVTMSLTFTGGVPDYRCFVDGCDEVESQGQDGMDYFSPPWLNNTIPGWEGESSSTDNRIKRQCYVYNHTWNNVEECLAGSDVGIDQEIQCNEWVYDDSIFGSTVVTDFELVCDDENKRPIPGMAYMAGNVFGPVLFGFLSDKTGRKPAFTLSVLLLSILVTSAAFSTNIITFSVLRFLSAICNIGFFDIYFVWGVEAVGGKYRVAVGFMFQVLFTSGAAVLGIIAYFVRDWRKLHLIMGVPIFTFVSLYWMVPESIRWLIAKKRYKEAKELILKASKVNKKSIPDHLLVIPNQHLSEQQEKEMAVFTIQSEEILIKENRTTTTMDSTENSEEGVMDILRSTVMVKRIVILMTAWFACVMSYYGITFAANNISSKFYINYELIMLVEIPAYVFFIYITEKIGRRLTISAGLMISGLGCLITGLLPADQEVMQVVFSLIGKFFVSTVLAALYAGTIELFPTETRAIAMGICSTFGRFGGIVAPLLADAGSRIDPALPYIIFAIANIAVGVLCFLLPETKNLPLPNNIQEAIDMEKHTISLRRCCKKNDETVIPPFGKK from the exons ATGGAGAGTAGAGATCACTCTGATCAACCGAAACCGGCAGGACAACAAGATGgacaaccaaaagaagaagaagagaacttGAAGGGAGAGGCGTTCAACTATGATGACATTCTGGAACACTTGGGACAACTAGGAAAATTCCAGTTGCGAACTGTTTTGTGGCTAATTGTACCGGCGCTATTTCCAGCTTTCGTCACCATGTCACTCACTTTCACTGGCGGTGTACCCGATTACAG ATGTTTCGTTGACGGTTGTGATGAAGTCGAATCACAAGGACAGGACGGAATGGattatttttcccctccttGGTTGAATAACACCATTCCCGGATGGGAAGGCGAGTCTTCATCAACTGATAACCGAATAAAGAGACAATGTTACGTTTACAATCACACATGGAACAATGTTGAAGAGTGTCTCGCCGGCAGCGACGTCGGTATCGATCAAGAAATACAATGCAACGAATGGGTCTACGATGACTCAATATTTGGGTCTACTGTAGTCACTGAT TTTGAACTAGTCTGTGACGACGAGAATAAGCGCCCCATTCCTGGCATGGCTTACATGGCCGGCAACGTCTTCGGTCCCGTATTGTTTGGATTTCTATCAGACAA AACTGGTAGAAAACCAGCGTTTACACTGAGCGTCTTACTTTTGTCCATTTTGGTCACAAGTGCAGCTTTTTCAACGAATATAATAACTTTTAGCGTACTACGATTTTTAAGTGCAATCTGCAATATTGGGTTCTTCGACATTTATTTTGTCTGGG GTGTTGAAGCCGTCGGGGGAAAATACCGAGTTGCTGTTGGTTTTATGTTTCAAGTGCTTTTCACTTCAGGTGCTGCCGTGTTGGGTATCATCGCTTACTTTGTAAGAGATTGGCGTAAACTTCATCTTATTATGGGAGTTCCCATTTTCACATTTGTTTCTCTATACTG GATGGTACCGGAATCGATTCGGTGGTTGATTGCGAAGAAACGTTacaaagaagcaaaagaattAATCTTGAAAGCATCAAAAGTGAACAAGAAATCAATTCCTGATCACTTGCTTGTTATTCCCAATCAACATCTATCAGAACAA caagaaaaagagatggcCGTATTCACTATCCAATCTGAAGAAATATTGATCAAGGAAAATAGAACGACTACCACAATGGATTCTACTGAAAATAGCGAAGAAGGCGTTATGGACATTTTACGGTCCACGGTTATGGTCAAAAGAATCGTTATATTAATGACGGCTTG GTTTGCCTGTGTGATGAGTTATTACGGCATCACATTTGCGGCAAACAACATATCTTCCAAATTTTACATCAATTATGAGCTGATTAT GTTAGTGGAGATTCCAGCTTACGTATTCTTCATCTACATAACAGAAAAAATTGGCAGAAGACTCACCATAAGTGCAGGGCTGATGATCAGTGGTTTAGGCTGTCTTATAACTGGGCTGCTCCCAGCAG aTCAGGAGGTTATGCAAGTTGTTTTCTCGTTAATTGGAAAGTTTTTCGTTTCGACCGTTCTGGCAGCACTCTATGCGGGAACCATTGAATTATTTCCGACGGAAACAAGAGCGATAGCTATGGGGATATGCTCTACATTCGGACGATTTGGGGGAATTGTGGCACCTCTTTTAGCCGACGCT GGTAGCAGGATTGATCCCGCTTTACCTTACATCATTTTTGCTATAGCTAATATCGCTGTCGGCGTGTTGTGTTTTTTACTGccggaaacaaaaaatctcccACTTCCTAATAATATTCAAGAAGCCATCGACATGGAAAA GCATACTATATCTTTGCGTCGCTGCTGTAAAAAGAACGATGAAACTGTCATTCCGCCGTTTGGGAAAAAgtga
- the LOC124204985 gene encoding uncharacterized protein LOC124204985 isoform X1, whose product MCSVATQSLCFSALSWKMDEKIQWVEPTMTATPASSGTSAPVLTESDVNTWRENGYCLVNDLFPENLLKLVANDCNNVFPSPLSEEAKKINYYGGFVNFPSTYDSVNQLPLHPRMMAAVAQLFGMKDLTDVRLTQTEVWPKYGRNDSSHENNEEDNADQRMHCDFPSHTLTHPPPWDEPDAVSIILYLSDVDECYGATAVVPRTGKDDPAYTYPLSQMPGFGTTEWKNNRNIAEAYLREVAPEVAQYRAEHLYPREKRVRYRFGTVLFYRQDAWHRGTELKPGCLRVVVNMTYRKAIAEWISTMHIGWAWAMMRKNLPLENLVAKATVEQRCILGFPKPGHSYWTPMTIAAVAARYEALGMDMKPYIEAIKQ is encoded by the exons atgtgtTCAGTTGCTACGCAGTCTTTGTGCTTCTCAGCG TTGTCTTGGAAGATggacgaaaaaattcaatgggTGGAGCCTACTATGACGGCTACTCCAGCCTCGTCTGGTACAAGCGCACCTGTTCTGACGGAATCCGACGTGAATACTTGGCGGGAGAACGGGTACTGTTTAGTGAACGATCTCTTTCCTGAGAACCTGTTAAAACTGGTGGCAAATGATTGCAACAATGTTTTCCCATCACCGTTATCcgaagaagcaaaaaaaattaattattacgGAGGTTTCGTCAACTTCCCGTCGACTTACGACTCGGTTAATCAATTACCGCTGCACCCACGCATGATGGCCGCTGTGGCACAATTGTTCGGCATGAAGGACCTCACTGACGTCCGTCTCACTCAGACGGAAGTTTGGCCCAAATACGGTCGCAACGACTCTAGTCACGAAAACAACGAAGAGGACAATGCTGACCAACGCATGCACTGCGACTTCCCTAGTCACACGCTTACGCATCCGCCTCCTTGGGACGAACCTGATGCAGTCTCTATCATCTTGTACCTTTCGGACGTGGATGAGTGTTACGGTGCCACAGCCGTCGTACCTCGCACAGGAAAAG ATGATCCAGCATATACATATCCGCTTTCTCAAATGCCGGGTTTCGGCACGACCGAATGGAAAAACAACCGGAATATAGCTGAAGCCTACCTACGAGAAGTAGCTCCAGAGGTGGCACAATACCGTGCCGAACACTTGTACCCCCGCGAAAAGCGGGTTCGCTACCGGTTCGGAACAGTGCTATTCTACCGACAGGACGCTTGGCATAGAGGTACAGAGCTCAAGCCGGGCTGCTTGCGTGTCGTCGTCAACATGACGTATCGCAAAGCCATAGCCGAATGGATAAG CACCATGCACATTGGTTGGGCGTGGGCAATGATGCGCAAAAATCTCCCCTTAGAGAATCTGGTGGCGAAAGCCACTGTCGAGCAGCGTTGCATTTTGGGGTTCCCGAAACCGGGGCATTCGTACTGGACGCCCATGACCATTGCAGCCGTTGCCGCTCGTTACGAAGCACTTGGCATGGATATGAAGCCATACATTGAAGCCATTAAACAATAG
- the LOC124203510 gene encoding nucleolar protein dao-5-like: protein MPLASTSQVETPTPTASTSQVRTPKATPKRTAASKSKASTPKRVNVEALKTTALLSPISPKPSKGKAVARSKPAAKDAPAVKSTPAKELKLIIKRFDDENPCVTLLLEVAGKETARRNSLRSAKDPEPGKGKTPRTEPVNLKGKSKELFCETDSAEEELLKEKPILNKAPTQASTPAEEQTAAATTELPGPIPRRSRRLLDSASESEPELILTADEEEKFLKNLDLNSIRQDKTVETLEEAAKKLDLVSEPMNH from the exons ATGCCATTGGCCTCGACGAGCCAGGTAGAGACACCGACACCAACGGCCTCGACGAGCCAGGTTCGGACTCCAAAAGCGACTCCAAAGCGTACAGCGGCAAGTAAGAGCAAGGCGTCTACCCCGAAAAGGGTTAACGTTGAAGCTTTGAAAACTACGGCTCTCCTGAGTCCGATATCGCCCAAGCCGTCGAAAGGCAAGGCGGTAGCCCGGTCGAAGCCCGCGGCAAAAGACGCGCCAGCCGTCAAAAGTACGCCCGCCAAAGAGTTGAAGCTGATCATCAAAAGGTTCGACGACGAGAATCCCTGTGTTACACTG TTGTTAGAAGTGGCAGGAAAAGAGACGGCGAGGCGCAATAGTCTCAGATCTGCCAAAGATCCTGAGCCAGGCAAAGGGAAGACACCCAGAACTGAGCCGGTTAACTTAAAAGGCAAATCAAAGGAGCTGTTCTGTGAAACGGACAGCGCCGAAGAAGAGCTACTTAAGGAGAAACCAATCCTCAATAAGGCCCCGACTCAGGCCTCAACTCCAGCGGAGGAGCAAACCGCAGCAGCGACGACCGAGCTGCCTGGCCCGATCCCACGAAGATCCCGCCGGTTGTTGGACTCAGCTTCCGAGTCAGAGCCGGAGCTCATACTCACGgcggacgaagaagaaaagttccTGAAAAATCTAGACCTAAATTCAATTAGGCAGGACAAGACAGTCGAAACACTCGAAGAGGCGGCTAAGAAACTCGACCTGGTTTCGGAGCCGATGAATCATTGA
- the LOC124204985 gene encoding uncharacterized protein LOC124204985 isoform X2, whose translation MDEKIQWVEPTMTATPASSGTSAPVLTESDVNTWRENGYCLVNDLFPENLLKLVANDCNNVFPSPLSEEAKKINYYGGFVNFPSTYDSVNQLPLHPRMMAAVAQLFGMKDLTDVRLTQTEVWPKYGRNDSSHENNEEDNADQRMHCDFPSHTLTHPPPWDEPDAVSIILYLSDVDECYGATAVVPRTGKDDPAYTYPLSQMPGFGTTEWKNNRNIAEAYLREVAPEVAQYRAEHLYPREKRVRYRFGTVLFYRQDAWHRGTELKPGCLRVVVNMTYRKAIAEWISTMHIGWAWAMMRKNLPLENLVAKATVEQRCILGFPKPGHSYWTPMTIAAVAARYEALGMDMKPYIEAIKQ comes from the exons ATggacgaaaaaattcaatgggTGGAGCCTACTATGACGGCTACTCCAGCCTCGTCTGGTACAAGCGCACCTGTTCTGACGGAATCCGACGTGAATACTTGGCGGGAGAACGGGTACTGTTTAGTGAACGATCTCTTTCCTGAGAACCTGTTAAAACTGGTGGCAAATGATTGCAACAATGTTTTCCCATCACCGTTATCcgaagaagcaaaaaaaattaattattacgGAGGTTTCGTCAACTTCCCGTCGACTTACGACTCGGTTAATCAATTACCGCTGCACCCACGCATGATGGCCGCTGTGGCACAATTGTTCGGCATGAAGGACCTCACTGACGTCCGTCTCACTCAGACGGAAGTTTGGCCCAAATACGGTCGCAACGACTCTAGTCACGAAAACAACGAAGAGGACAATGCTGACCAACGCATGCACTGCGACTTCCCTAGTCACACGCTTACGCATCCGCCTCCTTGGGACGAACCTGATGCAGTCTCTATCATCTTGTACCTTTCGGACGTGGATGAGTGTTACGGTGCCACAGCCGTCGTACCTCGCACAGGAAAAG ATGATCCAGCATATACATATCCGCTTTCTCAAATGCCGGGTTTCGGCACGACCGAATGGAAAAACAACCGGAATATAGCTGAAGCCTACCTACGAGAAGTAGCTCCAGAGGTGGCACAATACCGTGCCGAACACTTGTACCCCCGCGAAAAGCGGGTTCGCTACCGGTTCGGAACAGTGCTATTCTACCGACAGGACGCTTGGCATAGAGGTACAGAGCTCAAGCCGGGCTGCTTGCGTGTCGTCGTCAACATGACGTATCGCAAAGCCATAGCCGAATGGATAAG CACCATGCACATTGGTTGGGCGTGGGCAATGATGCGCAAAAATCTCCCCTTAGAGAATCTGGTGGCGAAAGCCACTGTCGAGCAGCGTTGCATTTTGGGGTTCCCGAAACCGGGGCATTCGTACTGGACGCCCATGACCATTGCAGCCGTTGCCGCTCGTTACGAAGCACTTGGCATGGATATGAAGCCATACATTGAAGCCATTAAACAATAG
- the LOC124204982 gene encoding organic cation transporter protein-like, giving the protein METDNKSTSCAQLKDEENLEGEPFNYDDILKHLGQLGKFQLRAFLWLCLPAIFPGLITMSLTFTGGVPDYRCFVDGCDEVESQGQGDFSHPWLNNTIPGWEDDASSSDNRIKKQCYVYNHTWNNVEECLAGSDVNIDQEIQCSEWVYDDSIFGSTIVTEFELTCDDEHKQPIASTVYMAGNIFGPLIFGLIADKFGRKAAYTWGILFMGCVVTGSALSKNLITFCVLRFFSGLANLGLFEIYIVWGIESVGTKYRTICGFVYQLCFTVGSALMGCIAFFVRDWQIIQIIIGAPIFLLLALHWLVPESIRWLVATKRYESARKLILKAAKVNKKSVPDHLLVIPNGQSVVKDAEISSTALNENTKNSFVKREGLIDVLRSPVLLKRLVIMIAAWFGGVMGYYGITFSSNNLSDNFFVNYELSMLVEIPAYLCGIYVTDKVGRRPTLCAGMIISGFACLITGLVPEDPAFIRVTFSLIGKFFISTVMAVLYSFTAELFPTETRGVTVGISSTLGHFGGVVAPILADAGRKIDPAFPYIIFAIVNVCVGILGLLLPETNHLPLPTTIQEAVDMEKYTFSLHRCCHRKKEEENCD; this is encoded by the exons ATGGAAACAGACAATAAATCAACATCTTGTGCTCAATTAAAGGATGAAGAGAATTTGGAGGGAGAACCTTTTAACTATGACGACATTCTGAAACACTTGGGGCAATTAGGTAAGTTCCAACTGCGAGCATTTCTATGGTTATGCCTGCCTGCTATATTTCCAGGCCTCATAACAATGTCCTTAACATTCACTGGTGGGGTACCCGATTACAG ATGTTTCGTTGACGGTTGTGATGAAGTCGAATCTCAGGGACAGGGGGATTTTTCCCATCCTTGGTTGAATAACACCATTCCCGGATGGGAAGATGACGCTTCATCAAGTGACAATCGAATTAAGAAGCAATGTTACGTTTACAACCATACATGGAACAATGTTGAAGAGTGTCTCGCAGGGAGCGACGTCAATATCGATCAAGAAATACAGTGCAGCGAATGGGTCTATGACGACTCCATATTCGGATCCACCATCGTTACGGAA TTTGAGTTGACATGTGATGACGAACATAAGCAACCGATAGCCAGTACCGTATACATGGCTGGAAATATATTTGGACCTCTCATATTTGGACTTATCGCAGATAA ATTTGGAAGAAAAGCAGCGTACACATGGGGAATATTGTTTATGGGTTGCGTCGTAACCGGCTCGGCTCTGTCCAAGAATCTGATCACCTTCTGCGTCTTAAGATTCTTTAGCGGACTTGCCAATCTCGGCCTCTTTGAAATCTACATTGTCTGGG GCATTGAATCAGTTGGTACAAAGTACCGAACCATTTGTGGTTTTGTTTATCAACTTTGTTTCACCGTTGGTTCTGCACTTATGGGCTGTATAGCCTTCTTTGTAAGAGACTGgcaaataattcaaatcattATAGGAGCTCCCATATTTTTACTCTTGGCTCTCCATTG GCTTGTTCCGGAATCAATTCGATGGTTAGTAGCAACGAAACGTTACGAAAGCgcaagaaaattgattttgaaagcGGCCAAAGTTAATAAGAAATCAGTGCCTGATCACTTGCTGGTCATTCCTAATGGACAATCG GTGGTAAAAGATGCGGAGATTTCTAGTACTGCCCTTaacgaaaacacaaaaaattcatttgtgaAGCGCGAGGGTCTCATCGATGTATTACGTTCTCCGGTTTTACTGAAAAGGCTCGTTATCATGATTGCAGCTTG GTTCGGTGGCGTTATGGGCTACTACGGTATTACATTTTCCAGCAACAACTTGTCTGATAATTTTTTCGTCAACTACGAACTCAGCAT GTTAGTAGAAATTCCCGCTTACCTTTGCGGAATTTACGTAACAGATAAAGTTGGCAGGCGACCAACTCTTTGCGCTGGGATGATTATAAGTGGTTTTGCTTGTCTGATCACCGGATTGGTTCCAGAAG ATCCAGCGTTCATCCGAGTCACTTTCTCTCTGATTGGAAAGTTTTTCATATCTACTGTAATGGCAGTGCTTTACTCTTTCACTGCGGAATTATTTCCTACGGAAACAAGAGGCGTTACAGTCGGCATTTCTTCTACCCTTGGTCACTTTGGAGGCGTCGTAGCTCCCATTTTAGCCGATGCT GGGAGAAAAATTGACCCTGCTTTCCCGTACATTATCTTCGCCATCGTCAACGTTTGCGTCGGTATTTTGGGACTTTTACTACCGGAAACAAATCATCTTCCACTACCTACTACTATTCAAGAGGCAGTTGATATGGAAAA GTACACGTTTTCTCTTCACCGTTGCTGCCAcaggaagaaggaagaagaaaattgcgattaa